In Cyclobacteriaceae bacterium, the DNA window TTAGTTTTTTCATCCCACCCCAAACGAGTCTTTACGGTAACCGGGAGATGTGTGCATTTGACAATCTCCTCAGTCATCTTCACCATTTTCGGTATATCCTGGAGCAATGCAGCACCAGCTCCACGACATGCTACCGCCTTTACAGGACAGCCATAATTAATATCGATGAGATCAGGATTAACGGCGCTGGCAATCTCAGCGGATCCGACCATGTTGCCGATATCGCCTCCAAATAATTGAATGCCAATAGGTCGTTCGTATTCAAAAATATCCAACTTTTGACGGCTCTTGGCAGCGTCACGAATCAGACCTTCTGAAGAAATGAATTCAGTATACATTAGATCAGCACCACCCGCTTTGCAAACAGCACGAAAAGGTGGATCACTAACATCCTCCATGGGTGCCAGCAAGAGCGGAAAATCGCCTAATTCTATGTTACCAATTTTTACCAAGTTGCTTTTCGCGGTTATCCTCGCCAAAAGGGAAGAATTCACCATATTTGCCCGCAAAAATAGCCAAAAGCACGCATATCAATTATATGATAGTTTCTCAAAGGCCTCCATTCACTTCCTTAATCACAATTCTCCTTGCAGTTGTAGTTGTAGGATGGTTGTTTGTAGGCCAAACGATCGGAATTGTTGTTGGCTCATTCATATACGATGGAGATTTTCTGGCAGCCATGACTGATCCGGAGAATCATCCTGAAATAAAACACGCACTGCTTTTTTCTCAGGGAATCGGATCTGCCATCGGTTTGATCTTTGTTCCTTATCTGTATCTGAAAACATTTGAACGGCAGGATTTCAGTAATTTTTTTAAGACAGAAAGACAATTGCCCATGGTCATGGTGATCATTTTTATCATCATCATCTCTTTATCACTTGCTATCTCTCCCATCATGGAGTGGAATTCCAACATTGAATTTCCGGAATGGATGAGTGGATTTGGCAATTGGGCAAAGCATACAGAAGATCTTGCCGCAGAGCTTATTAAGACAATTACTTCCAATCTTACTATCGCCGATCTTATTCTGACTTTTATTGTAGTGGCAGTCATTCCCGCATTAGGTGAAGAAATTGTTTTTCGCGGGATGATTCAAACAGAGATGACACGTGTAGTGAAAAATCCTCATGTTGGGATATGGTTGTCAGCTATTCTTTTCAGTGCCATCCATCTTCAATTCATGGGTTTTGTTCCCCGTGTTCTACTCGGTGCACTTTTTGGATATCTTTATTATTGGTCCGGAAATCTGTGGATTCCTATCCTCGCTCATTTTTTCAATAATGGATTTCAGGTCATTGCTCTTTATCTTTTCCAGAAGGGCATCATCACAATCAATTTAGAAAGTGCCGAAAGTGCACCTCTCCCAATGGTAGCGATTGCTCTGATCCTTACATTTGCAATCCTCTACTATCTTAGAAATTATTTT includes these proteins:
- a CDS encoding CPBP family intramembrane metalloprotease, encoding MIVSQRPPFTSLITILLAVVVVGWLFVGQTIGIVVGSFIYDGDFLAAMTDPENHPEIKHALLFSQGIGSAIGLIFVPYLYLKTFERQDFSNFFKTERQLPMVMVIIFIIIISLSLAISPIMEWNSNIEFPEWMSGFGNWAKHTEDLAAELIKTITSNLTIADLILTFIVVAVIPALGEEIVFRGMIQTEMTRVVKNPHVGIWLSAILFSAIHLQFMGFVPRVLLGALFGYLYYWSGNLWIPILAHFFNNGFQVIALYLFQKGIITINLESAESAPLPMVAIALILTFAILYYLRNYFKSRSTASSDSF